The DNA window AGGGTGTGCGTAGTCTTATTTCTTTGACGTTTTTGAGCAGTTTTGGGTCGTAGACGCCTGTTCCGCCGATGATGCCGATTTCTGCGTGCATGGTGGATTTTTACTGAATGGCTATGCTAATAAGAATAACGGACTGCGCTGCTGTTCAGTTTGTTATCAACTCCCACTTACCTTCAGTAATACTAACAAGTTCAAGAAAAAGCCCAGAGCAGTTTCTTTTTGGGTTCCTGAGCGTTGACTAGTCCTTTCTTAACGATAGGGGAGAGCTTTTTCTTTCTTCCAGCACTAATGTTGTATGTGTGTCTATGACGTCTCTTGAATCATAAAGTCTCAGAAGGAAAGAATTGTAATCCGACACATCCTTCACTCTCACCGTGGCTAACAGCCCATATTCCTCGCCTGTTCGATAGAGGTCAATTATCTCGGGCATCGAAGCTAGAAACTCTCGTGCAACCGCGTCGTAAACGTTTGGGTTCACCTTGATTCTGGCAATGAATTTGGTCGGCAATCCTATTTTGGCGTGGTCCATTTTGAGTGTATGTCGAAGGATTACGCCCTTTTTCTCCAAGCGCGACAGCCTGTTGAAGACCGCAGGTTGGGAAATAGCAACGCCAAAATGGCGCAATCGTTTACTAAGCTCGACTGTTGAAATAGGCAGTGGCGACTTCGCATATGCCGCTTGATTGAGAAGGATCTCAAGCAGCTTCAGGTCCACATCGTCAACTTTGAGAGACTCTTCCTTCTCCGTTTGAAGGGGAACCCCGGATTCTTTGAAGATTTTTATTGCGTTCACAACTCTGTACTTCTTGAAGTAACTTCTGCCCATAGCGTCATCTACTCTCTTCAAAATCCTGCTAAAATGCTCATCATCGACTAGCCTAAACCTGCCAAAGAGCGAGAATTCTCCGGCGATTCCATCTAACAGATCGCAAGAAGCTGTTTCTCCCAGCATCTTTGCAAGCCACGGCTCATGCGGGTTGGTCTTCAACTCAAAAAAGACTGTGCGCCCAATCCCTGAGAGCCTAGGATCGACAACAATCATTGATCCTAAGATAATACCATCAGCAAAAAGCCTTTCAACTCTGTCTTTGACGGCAAAACGGGACAACTTGGATTTCCTACTGATTTCAGTCAACGATGTTCGACTGTTTTCAAGTAGAATCTGAATGATAAGCTGGTCATACCGGTCCATTTGCCCTCACACCTCATTTTGAATAAATTGTTACCGTCAACGGCTATCACTAAACGGTTTATAACCAGATCGGAAAAGATATAAATATTTCGTGATATAACGATGAAAACCAGTGAAACACAAAATGGAGTTCAAAGTTAAAGATTTGTCACTGGCTGAGCAGGGCAATCTTCTCATAGAATGGGCTTCAGCTCACATGCCCGTTTTGAATCAGATCAAACAGCGATTTGAGAAACAAAAACCATTGAAAGGGGCTGTCCTCGGCGCTTGCCTGCATGTCACTAAGGAAACAGCAGTTCTTGTTCAAACGTTGAAGGCAGGCGGAGCGAGAATTGCGTTGTGCGGTTCCAACCCCCTGTCCACTCAGGACGAGGTGGCTGCTGCATTGGCTAAGATGGGCGTGAACGTCTATGCTTGGCGTGGCGAAACGACAGACGAATACTACTGGTGCGTCAACAAGGTAATCGATCACAAACCAATAATCACGTTGGACGACGGCGCCGACCTAGTAGGCACTCTGCATTCCAAGCGCACAGAAGTCATGAAAGCTGTTAAAGGAGGCACCGAAGAGACAACCACAGGCGTAGTGCGCTTAAGAGCAATGGAAAAAGCGAAAGCCCTCAGATACCCAATCATTGCAGTAAATGATGCCTACACAAAGTATCTCTTCGACAACCGCTACGGCACGGGACAAAGCACAATAGACGGCATACTCCGCGCCACCAACGTACTGTTAGCAGGCAAGAACTTTGTGGTGTGCGGGTACGGTTGGGGCGGACGCGGCTTAGCCGCAAGAGCCCGAGGCATGGGTGCACATGTAATCGTGACCGAGGTAAACCCCGTAAGAGCGTTGGAGGCAGCGATGGACGGCTTTCAAGTCATGTCATTGAGTGAAGCCGCAGCAGCGGGCGACATATTTGTAACAGTCACAGGCGACACCAGCATCGTCAGAAAGGAGCACATGACAAAAATGAAAGACGGCGCTGTACTTGCCAACAGTGGGCATTTCAACGTGGAAATTAACATTCCAGACCTTGAAAGCCTTGCTGTCTCGAAGCGGACGCTTCGTCCAAACCTTGAGGAATACCAGTTGAAAAGCGGCAGGAAACTGTATCTTCTGGCTGAAGGACGGCTAGTGAACCTTGCCTCTGCTGAAGGTCATCCGTCAGAAGTCATGGACATGTCTTTCGCTAATCAAGCGCTGTGCGCGGAATACTTGATGAAAGCAAAGAAGCTTGAGACCAAAGTGCACAATGTACCCAAGGAAATCGACGACACGGTGGCAACGTTAAAACTGAAATCCATGAACATAAAGATCGACACACTCACACAGGAACAAAGGAAGTACATTGCCTCTTGGGAAGAAGGAACTATCTGATTTTTAACAATAAACCTTATAATAGGGTTGTTTTCTAAACATGGCTAAATTGGTGGTGAAAATTTATGAGCAAAGATCAAGCGATAGGCGGATTAATCTTTATCGTTTGCGTAGTCCTCATAATAGGGTACATCGCGGGCATGTTTTTCTATGATCCCTACATCAAGAAAAACCTAATCGACTTGGGGGGACTTGATGTTCGATATTGGCTTGTCGCAACTCCAGTGCTGATAGCCTTCGTCGCAGTGTTAGGCATCGGCGCGTGGATCGGCTGGACAATGGCTACAACTCCGCCTCCGAAACCCATTGAAGAAATAGAAGCTGAAGAGAAGAAAGAAGAGGAAAAGCCGGAAGGAGAAGCTAAGGCGGCAGAGAAAAAGAAGTAATGACCAGCGAAAACCGCCTCCTCCAACTTCCCCATTGTGTGTCTTTTCTGCAGAGGTGATTCCCAGTTGGGCGATGTCAAAGGCTTGGTCTTGTGCGGTGGACCGGGCACTCGACTACGTCCCATCACATATTATTTCAACAAGGCTCTTATCCCCATCGGGTTGAAACAGAAGCCGCTGCTCGAATACGTTGTTAGACTGCTCAAGTTTCACGGCGTCGACGACCTAGCCTTCCTGGTGGACTACAAGGCTGAGCAAATTGTAAACTATTTTGACAATGGTTCAAGGTTCGACGTTAAAATCTCGTATATACGAGATATGCCTGAGCTCAAGGGCACCGCTGGTTCAGTGCTTAACGCTTTCAAACAAGGATTCGCAAGCCCGAGCGACACGTTGTTGGTTTATTATGGCGACATTGTCACAACTATGGATCTGAAGAAGCTTCTTGACTTTCACAGGCTTAAGAAAGCTGTGGCAACTATTGCTTTAGCGTCAGGCTTCACTGTTAGAGTCGGCTTGGCTGACGTTGACAGCGACAGCAAACTGCTGGGCTTCGAGGAAAAGCCCAAGTTGGACAAACCTGTTAGCATCGGAATCATGGTTCTCGAAAGCGAAACCCTCAAGACCATTGAAGCGCTTTTTCCGAAGAAGCGTGGAGTCGATCTTATGGGCGACGTTGTCCCCAACCTTGTTCAAAGCGGAGCGCCAATTTACGGCTATCTGTCAGATGCATTTTGGTATGATGTGGGCAGCACAGAAGCTTACGAAAAGCTCGACCACCAGTTTTTAGAGAAATCGCTCGACTTCCTGTTCAAAAAGTGAAGCCTCTCCCAGTTTTCGATGTTTAAAAGTTAATAGTCGAAAATCCTCATTTGTGGTGTGGAAGCCCAGTTATGCCCACAACAAGCCTAGAGCTGCCCTTCGCCGCGTCAACTAAAGAGAGAACCAAAGCCTTCACGCCAAGCATGGAGGTTGCCGCAATGCTTCTCCTAGCCGAAGCCAAGCGTCGAAAGCGAGGGCTGCTTGGCACTGCCGCAGCAAAGATATCGTTTGTATCAAAGCTTCATTATCCGTTGTGGGCTGTGCCGTCGGAAAACGTGTCTTTGATAGTTGACGGTCTAGGACTCTTTCCATCAGTAATCGCTAAACAACAGCTTCCGGACATAACGCTGTTTGTCGAGGATGTTGAGCGAGGAGCGTCAATTCGAGAACTTTTCCGAAACGCGTTGGAGAAGAATTTGAACACGTTCAATGACTTTGCTGGGCGCGTCCACGTTCAAATGGATGCATTGATAGCCGACAAGGCCTTGTTGACCGCACTGTCTGAGTATGTGAAGGAAGCCTCAACCGAAAAATTGAACAGTAATTCCGTTATTGTTTTGGCGCCACCTAAGCTCGACTTGCAGGCAGCGACTGAGACCGCAAGGTTATCGCAGGATCTTCATAAGCAGATTCAGTCTGAGATAGACAGCTTGGATTATGCAAGAAGTCTGCTGCAGGAGACAATGAAGTTTCATGAGCAGATGATCCTGACGGAAATCAGACATACGCGTGAGTCTTATGACGCTCAGATCGCCTCGATTAAGCCAGCTGTGGAGAAGAAAGTAGACCAGCTACTGAAGGAACGAGATGCTCGCGTTGCAAAAATGAATCGAGTTG is part of the Candidatus Bathyarchaeia archaeon genome and encodes:
- a CDS encoding Lrp/AsnC family transcriptional regulator, whose product is MDRYDQLIIQILLENSRTSLTEISRKSKLSRFAVKDRVERLFADGIILGSMIVVDPRLSGIGRTVFFELKTNPHEPWLAKMLGETASCDLLDGIAGEFSLFGRFRLVDDEHFSRILKRVDDAMGRSYFKKYRVVNAIKIFKESGVPLQTEKEESLKVDDVDLKLLEILLNQAAYAKSPLPISTVELSKRLRHFGVAISQPAVFNRLSRLEKKGVILRHTLKMDHAKIGLPTKFIARIKVNPNVYDAVAREFLASMPEIIDLYRTGEEYGLLATVRVKDVSDYNSFLLRLYDSRDVIDTHTTLVLEERKSSPLSLRKD
- the ahcY gene encoding adenosylhomocysteinase, whose translation is MEFKVKDLSLAEQGNLLIEWASAHMPVLNQIKQRFEKQKPLKGAVLGACLHVTKETAVLVQTLKAGGARIALCGSNPLSTQDEVAAALAKMGVNVYAWRGETTDEYYWCVNKVIDHKPIITLDDGADLVGTLHSKRTEVMKAVKGGTEETTTGVVRLRAMEKAKALRYPIIAVNDAYTKYLFDNRYGTGQSTIDGILRATNVLLAGKNFVVCGYGWGGRGLAARARGMGAHVIVTEVNPVRALEAAMDGFQVMSLSEAAAAGDIFVTVTGDTSIVRKEHMTKMKDGAVLANSGHFNVEINIPDLESLAVSKRTLRPNLEEYQLKSGRKLYLLAEGRLVNLASAEGHPSEVMDMSFANQALCAEYLMKAKKLETKVHNVPKEIDDTVATLKLKSMNIKIDTLTQEQRKYIASWEEGTI
- a CDS encoding transcriptional regulator, coding for MSKDQAIGGLIFIVCVVLIIGYIAGMFFYDPYIKKNLIDLGGLDVRYWLVATPVLIAFVAVLGIGAWIGWTMATTPPPKPIEEIEAEEKKEEEKPEGEAKAAEKKK
- a CDS encoding nucleotidyltransferase family protein — encoded protein: MGDVKGLVLCGGPGTRLRPITYYFNKALIPIGLKQKPLLEYVVRLLKFHGVDDLAFLVDYKAEQIVNYFDNGSRFDVKISYIRDMPELKGTAGSVLNAFKQGFASPSDTLLVYYGDIVTTMDLKKLLDFHRLKKAVATIALASGFTVRVGLADVDSDSKLLGFEEKPKLDKPVSIGIMVLESETLKTIEALFPKKRGVDLMGDVVPNLVQSGAPIYGYLSDAFWYDVGSTEAYEKLDHQFLEKSLDFLFKK